Proteins encoded together in one Pararhizobium capsulatum DSM 1112 window:
- a CDS encoding sugar-binding transcriptional regulator, with protein sequence MLDAGGTLPTEFDDAVNWAAWLYYADELTQSEIAKTLNVSRATIVNYLQEARDRGIVSIRINTHASGRTRIARALKEKFGLQGALVIPSTGDRDLVRRLGDAGARVLADQVTAGDVIGVAWGRTVLSVADQISLPEPVPHLTVVQVSGSSTGEPDFSPELCTSVLSSRIGARCVNLLAPAILSTRELRTMLLDEPVLKKQFDLIHSTNRILFGVGDIGTKSTVRASGIASQAEIDTYVENGAVAVIIGRFIDSHGCAVGGDHDERMVGIALEELIQTPNRICVAGGAVKIEAITATLEGGYATHFVTDMETGEALLAV encoded by the coding sequence ATGCTGGACGCAGGCGGAACCCTGCCCACGGAATTCGACGACGCCGTCAACTGGGCGGCATGGCTCTATTACGCCGACGAGTTGACCCAGAGCGAGATTGCTAAGACGCTCAATGTCTCGCGCGCAACTATCGTCAACTATCTTCAAGAGGCTCGCGACCGTGGCATCGTCTCCATCCGTATCAACACCCATGCAAGTGGCCGAACACGGATCGCTCGCGCGCTGAAGGAAAAATTCGGCCTCCAAGGCGCGCTTGTCATCCCCTCGACCGGAGATCGCGATCTCGTGCGCAGGTTGGGGGACGCTGGAGCACGGGTTCTGGCGGATCAGGTGACCGCGGGGGACGTGATCGGGGTGGCGTGGGGACGCACCGTGCTTTCGGTCGCGGACCAGATTTCCCTTCCTGAACCGGTTCCGCATCTGACCGTGGTCCAAGTCTCGGGAAGCTCGACAGGCGAGCCCGATTTCTCGCCCGAACTATGCACTTCGGTCCTGTCAAGCAGGATTGGCGCGCGTTGTGTCAACCTTCTGGCACCGGCCATCCTGTCGACTCGGGAACTCAGAACGATGCTGCTCGACGAACCGGTGTTGAAGAAACAATTCGATCTCATACATTCGACAAATCGCATTCTTTTCGGTGTCGGCGATATCGGCACAAAAAGCACCGTGCGAGCGTCCGGGATCGCAAGCCAGGCCGAAATCGACACCTATGTCGAGAACGGCGCAGTCGCCGTCATCATCGGCCGCTTCATCGATTCACATGGTTGCGCCGTCGGCGGCGACCACGACGAGCGCATGGTAGGAATTGCGCTGGAAGAACTGATCCAGACACCCAACAGAATTTGCGTGGCGGGTGGCGCCGTTAAGATAGAGGCAATCACAGCAACACTTGAAGGCGGTTACGCAACGCATTTCGTTACCGACATGGAAACAGGAGAGGCATTGCTGGCGGTTTGA
- a CDS encoding sn-glycerol-1-phosphate dehydrogenase, with protein sequence METATNRGGGANAPPGGWTVLIDDIVAGRWTNPETGKPATVPYESIVIADSLAGREADLVARLELGETFTVVADHATWDAMGERVARALESLGPVKTVLLDHPHADMANVAILTEKLDGADGVVAVGSGTINDLVKYVTGLDGRRYCVFGTAASMNGYTSTTASMTLDNGLKVSLPSHAPAGFFVDLGVAAAAPTYLSAAGFADCLVRSVAQVDWWLSHRLFGTLYAKAPYIIQQEDESELNRRAAGIGSGDVSANGYLYRVLTMCGLGVSFTGMSNHGSMGEHQISHYIDCFARDLHPGTIHGQQVGVGVLTMGRLQRHYLENATPPKMKPTRIDFTSMVGRMGIDIATQCFDEIQPKIFDSSAIAAVNEKIAEIWPVLREELKAFVIPVEEMTRLLKAAGGPTTAQELGVPVEFYREAVVHCREMRNRFSFLDIAADEGILEDFARGEV encoded by the coding sequence ATGGAAACGGCAACGAACCGGGGCGGCGGCGCAAACGCTCCCCCAGGCGGCTGGACTGTGTTGATTGATGACATTGTCGCCGGCCGCTGGACAAATCCGGAGACCGGAAAACCGGCAACTGTGCCTTACGAGTCGATCGTCATTGCAGACAGCCTTGCGGGACGTGAAGCCGACCTGGTTGCCCGGCTCGAACTCGGCGAGACGTTCACGGTCGTCGCCGATCACGCCACCTGGGATGCTATGGGTGAACGTGTCGCCCGTGCTCTGGAATCGCTTGGCCCGGTCAAGACAGTTCTTCTCGACCATCCTCATGCCGATATGGCGAATGTGGCGATATTGACCGAAAAGCTGGATGGCGCTGACGGCGTCGTTGCCGTCGGATCAGGCACGATTAACGACCTGGTCAAATATGTAACCGGCCTTGATGGCCGGCGATATTGTGTGTTCGGTACAGCCGCTTCGATGAACGGCTATACCTCAACCACAGCGTCCATGACCCTCGACAACGGTCTCAAGGTGTCATTGCCGTCTCATGCGCCTGCCGGCTTCTTTGTTGACCTTGGTGTCGCCGCAGCGGCGCCGACCTATCTATCGGCTGCCGGTTTCGCCGATTGCCTCGTGCGGTCGGTCGCGCAGGTGGACTGGTGGCTGTCGCACCGCCTCTTCGGGACGCTCTATGCTAAGGCGCCCTATATCATCCAGCAGGAGGACGAGTCGGAACTTAACCGGCGCGCCGCTGGGATCGGCAGTGGCGATGTCTCCGCAAACGGCTACCTTTACCGTGTTCTAACGATGTGCGGTCTCGGCGTGTCCTTTACCGGCATGTCGAACCATGGGTCGATGGGCGAGCATCAGATCTCCCACTACATCGACTGTTTCGCGAGAGACCTGCATCCCGGCACGATTCATGGGCAGCAGGTAGGTGTAGGGGTATTAACCATGGGCCGATTGCAGCGGCACTATCTGGAAAACGCCACGCCACCGAAAATGAAACCTACCCGGATCGATTTTACGAGTATGGTGGGCCGTATGGGCATCGACATTGCCACGCAATGTTTCGATGAGATCCAGCCCAAAATCTTCGATAGTAGCGCGATCGCAGCGGTCAATGAAAAGATTGCCGAGATCTGGCCGGTGCTCCGTGAGGAACTAAAAGCCTTCGTCATCCCGGTCGAAGAAATGACGCGGCTGCTCAAGGCCGCAGGCGGTCCCACAACGGCGCAAGAACTCGGTGTGCCCGTCGAATTTTATCGTGAGGCGGTGGTTCACTGCCGCGAGATGCGCAACCGGTTTTCGTTTCTCGATATTGCCGCAGATGAAGGCATTCTCGAAGACTTCGCACGTGGCGAGGTGTGA
- a CDS encoding HAD-IIB family hydrolase: MRAIVEMPLEDARRINTLFADIDDTLTKDGRLPACAYQALERLLEAGIAVAPITGRPAGWCDMIARMWPVSGVVGENGAFYFSYHQESRRMRRVFAINDDQRADDRKRLKTVRDRILAEVPGTAISADQLYREADLAIDFCEDVPSLPASAVDRIKRIFEEEGAVAKVSSIHVNGWYGAYDKLTMTRRFASDVLGLDIDRDKDNIVFVGDSPNDAPMFRFFPNACGVANVLHFQGRIEAEPTYVTAAEGGHGFVEVADRLLAARKGRTAA; this comes from the coding sequence ATGCGCGCGATCGTAGAAATGCCGTTGGAAGATGCGCGCAGGATCAATACGCTGTTTGCCGATATTGACGACACGCTCACTAAGGACGGGCGCCTGCCGGCCTGTGCCTATCAGGCGCTGGAGCGGCTTCTGGAAGCGGGCATTGCTGTCGCGCCTATCACCGGACGGCCGGCCGGCTGGTGCGATATGATCGCGCGGATGTGGCCCGTCTCGGGCGTTGTCGGTGAAAATGGTGCCTTCTATTTTTCCTACCATCAGGAGAGCCGGCGTATGCGCCGTGTTTTCGCGATAAACGACGATCAACGCGCCGATGATCGCAAACGGCTGAAAACGGTGCGTGACCGCATTTTGGCCGAAGTGCCGGGGACCGCAATTTCCGCCGACCAGCTCTATCGCGAGGCCGACCTCGCCATTGACTTTTGCGAGGACGTACCATCATTGCCTGCCAGCGCAGTGGACCGTATCAAGCGGATCTTCGAGGAGGAAGGTGCGGTTGCCAAGGTTTCGTCCATCCATGTCAATGGCTGGTATGGTGCCTATGACAAGCTGACCATGACGCGCCGTTTCGCTTCCGACGTGCTCGGGCTCGATATCGACCGCGATAAAGACAATATCGTGTTCGTGGGAGACAGTCCGAATGACGCGCCGATGTTCCGTTTCTTTCCCAATGCCTGCGGTGTCGCCAATGTCCTCCACTTTCAAGGACGCATCGAGGCCGAACCGACATATGTAACGGCCGCTGAGGGCGGGCACGGCTTCGTCGAAGTTGCCGATCGTCTTCTGGCAGCGCGTAAGGGGAGAACGGCTGCATGA